The genomic window CTCGCTGTCGCCATCTCCAAGCTCGTAAGAGACGAGATCGAAGGAGGGGAAACCCTTTCCCTCGCCCTAATTCCTTCCGAGCATGGCTCCAAACCCTAGAAATCTCGATCGAAACCCTAGATGGAGAAACCCTGGAAGGAGTTGATAAAAGCGCTTCGAAACCGAGAAAGAACGCGAAATCTTCCACTTCTCTTTTCGTCGATAGCGAGGAACGGACACGAGAGAGAGTGAGAAACGAAAGGTAAAGGAGAAGGAGATGGATCGGCTGCATGATATGTAACAGAGAAATGTATAGAGGAGCAAATAGTATACTGAAACGTGTACTCAACGATCCGGGTACCGGGGCATCTAGGATCTTCGGCCGTTTGGTATCGAGTCATGACACGACAAAAATGTTCTGGTTTGGTAGGCTGGTTTTTGGGGAGTGTTCGTACGTTGTGCTTCAAAGGTGAGGGCCGTCGCAAGGAAGTCTGTTGATCCATTCGTTGGCCGACGAATGTAATCCAGTGAAACGATGGAATGGTGGGCTTAAATGCTGATAGGTTTCGTACTTTTATTTGACGTTTAGATGCCCGTATGAGATCCCAGAAGTACTGGTGAATTGACGCGGTGAATCACGAGACTGGGTGCGATGGCGGAGACCTATTGGCCGCTGTTGCTGCTTTTGTTTACTACTACGGCGGTGGAGTGACATTAAGAAGGTAAGGTACAAACATGGTAAGATATTCTGTGAATTCGTTTAGAAAATAAACAATTATCGGCCGCTCAATCAGTCTCTGAATTATTTCTGGGTAATCAACACATGAGAATGACGTTGCCTGTTCAACGATACAATGAtctcttacccaaaaaaaaaaaaaaaaaaaaaacgatgcAATGACCTGTGAAGCGTTCCACTGATTAATGTGCCTTAAATGCGTTTACTTTATAGGGATCcgccttctctctttttttttttttccttgttgtTAACTTAAAATCTATCGCTTTTGGCGTCCAAGTCTGAGTGCTTGCCTGCTTTTGAGATGATGGCAACGGTATTTATTTATGCTTCTGCGCCATTATGCAGTCCAAACTGATCTTAAATGGACACCTCATTTTGATGTTAGGCTGTGTGAAGTTATATATAAAGCAAGAAATCGAGAATCCATTTGGATAAATATCATTAgaaaaataatcaattttttttaaccaaattatttatgtttttatatttttttagatttataagttattattttatgaataacttttatttatgaaACGAAGAAAACCCTTTCTTATCTAAAaagtgaaaaaattatttttctatcaacaaaaaaaaattattttatttctaaaatactcttaatcttataataataatataaaaaatataatatattattatactatataatataatataatataattatcgtatatattatttatttaataaataatattatgaaaaatataaatagatTTTAACAATTTAACCAAAAAAGAAGTAATACGGAAGAacataagtaaaaaatttttgagtcattttcaatgcataaaaaaatatgaataaaatatttttgtctaATGTTACTTGCAAAAtacttatccaaaaaaatatgaattccacaaaaattttttatcctctaAAGAATGGATACAAATGTCCGTAGAAATGAAAGTTAAAGGACTTTAGCTCTGCATCTATTTGACctattttctttccttcttccaaaaataataattttttgttgATTATTTTTGTCTTGCAATCTTATAAACAAAGCTTTTTACACcaactagaatattttttttaatagcaaAATAGTCGAGAATCTTTAACTTGCACTGAAGTTTTTTTGCAAATATCATCTCATCTAGTAAAAGTAATATTATCTCATGGCACATAGTGTATAGGTATATAGAAATTCATCCCCATGGTAAAACAAAAGCATACAAGCACCATGCAAGGGACAGAGTAATCTATATAAAAGgttctttaaaaaattaaaaaaaatgcttATTTATTCCATCTACAATTTATTGgtgaaggaaaagagagaaatatGTGCGAGGGTAACTAGATAAAGGATAGGAGATCAAATattttaagataatattaataaatGATACCTAAGAAATCTTGAGCAGATACCAGAGACCATGAAGCATGATATCTTATAATGATTATTTTAATTGTCATATACTGTAATGATGGTGGGATATGCATGACATATATCCATGATTTTAAACTCCACACACGTAATGAGTTAGGTTCCTATCCTACTTCCATGCATTTTCATACCAATTTTTATAGCAtcttactataattttttattcatataaattatcatgattctttattttcaaaatatcaaagcATATTTATTAAATTCCATAACAAATAAGAAAACTTGTGATTATGgtagataataaaaaaatcatccatcATATTAATTATGTACATCAAATATGCAAAACACtgataaaaagtaaaatatttcagaatcattTGGTTTGCAGGAAGTGAAGGGAGAAAACATGAtcaacaaaaaataaatttttttttgcttatttgattggagttttcaaaaaaaaaaagattggaaaAAGGTAtttctatatgaataaaattttcatatttcatgcaaaaaaaaaatctatataggATATAAGTTTTTGgctttggaatgaaaatttgaaactCTCTTTTTCTGAAAATATCGTTTTAAGCCATCAAAAGATCTATAATTGAAATGAATATTCTCTCCATTATAATACCTAAAATCCTTCACCACAATTTACGGCCAAAAAATACTTGTAACCGTTAGAATTTTTTATTGGCAAACAATGATAATGTATATACTAAATAAGGTTTTTACATATGTTGAGAATGTAATATGtatcttatatattttttaataaaagtagATAATTAACCTAACATATATTATTGTGAAAAAAATTGCTTTCATATGATCAACCAAATATACTAAAATCACTTTCTAAAATATCATAtttctaaaatttgaaaaaaaaaaatcttctcacaAACCAAATTAGTCCTTGTGTGTTACCTCTCCATCATCTTTTCTCATCATTTAGGAAGCGCTCTTCATCCATCTCTATTTCTATTTTATCTCATCCCTTTCATCTTGTAGgagcaaaattcaaaaaaagataaattcaaaaaatctCATACTTTCTTACTGCCATTGGCGCATATCCATTATATCCTTTATAGCAGCTATATTCTTTGTATGCTTCTTTATGCATGCACCTGATTGGACGATGGTGTTGTATCATGGCTCACCTATTAGAACTATCAAGATGTTGTAGCTAGAGGTGGCAATTTTTGACATGATACGTGAATCCAACACAAACACAACACTGAAAAATCTGGTTTATATCGAGCTTATGCGGGTTCGGATCGAAAACAGCTCGACACGGTTACTATCCATAAAATCTGAGTCATTTATGCATGGACTCATGAATCCAAAATAGACCCGCATAACCtatgtaatatttttataaaattattaaaaaaatgttATTTATATGAAATCCATAACAATCTTGTAATTTTTGATATTATGTATTTTGGAGTGGGAGCCTTGATGGTTTTAAGAGGAGACTTGTGGTTTAGTTTATTGAGTTTTGTTATGTTGTATtggtatattatattattatgtattTTGTGAACTATTGATTGTTATTTGGTGTTTAAATTTTGCTAATGTATGGAATTTAAGTAAGGATATATTTGTGTTAGTATAATTTAATTACTCTTATATTGAAatagattttgattgatgattgatgtagatttttaaatatatttataatagatttgttGCATCACCCGTGTAATGATTTGTGGTTGGGTATTTATatggttatttttatttattttaattcatACATGTGGCTATTCTTTTGCAGTTTAGTTgaatcctaaaaaaattaaatttatttaatttttttaaaaattattatgttaattttattgatcatattataAATGTATCGTGTTCGTATCAATCCCACGTCATAATGAATAATcaaattatatgaataatttgtttaataaataaattttttatgaatcataaattttaatttatttaataatcatGTTGCGTTTGTGTTTAAATTATATAGGTCATGCTGTAAATGCATCAATCTGGGTACGATCCGCCAATACGAATTGCCACCTCTGGACTTGCAGCCATTAATTAGCCACTTTCTCTGGTGTTGCGGCTGCATTCCTTTTTTCCTTCCTTACTTTGTGCCTGGTCTGTCCTCATGTCTATTTTCTACTTTTAATACTATGTTTTAATACATCTCATCTGATGCTACTTTATGTAATGGCACCCTTGTATGGTCTTTGTGCCTCCTTTACGTGCTGCTGCTCGGTTATTTGGAAGCAGAGGAAGGATCTTGGTAGTATTGTATTTGAACCTTTGGATCAACGTAgtgttttttctataaaaaaaaaaaaaaaaaggaagaaagtcaTAGACACTTTCTCATAGCATGACATCCAACTCTTTTTGTGTTAGCAGGAGATCAAATTAGCGCCCAGCTGCTTTCATGCTAAATAAGTTACCGGTTATCTCCTCAGTTTGGCCcgtatttaaattagatattttCATCTTATTTTAGTCTTAAACTCTCGCATCAACCAAACACGCTTCCTCTGTATGTCACGTGTATAGCACGTGCCGGGTACTAGTGCCTAAAATCCGGAGGCACGGCGTTTTCCCTCTCTTCCCCGCCCTCCCTCCATAGCTCCAGGGTATCTTCTTCCCGATAAATCTACTTTCCCTTCCCCGCAACCAAGTTCTTTTTCCCTCTAAAACAACCCatggcctcctcctcctcctcctcctcctctaccaGCCTCTACGACATCCCGTGGGTCGAGAAGTACCGGCCCACCAAAGTCTCCGACGTCGTCGGCAACTCCGACGCCGTCTCCCGCCTTGAAATCATCGCCCGCGATGGCAACATGCCCAATCTCATCCTCTCGGTGAGCTCCCCAAAACTCCCTTTCAAGAAAACAAAAAACCCACACCctattcttgttttttttttccctcaaagAAACCCTTCTAGGATTTTCCAAAGAAACACTTCTACACACTCCCAGATGGACACCTGGATTTCCAGctataaaatttcaaatttcttcCTCCATTTCCCAATTTTCAGGGTCCTCCTGGCACCGGGAAGACTACGAGCATACTCGCCCTCGCCCACGAGCTCTTGGGCCCTAATTGCCGAGAGGCCGTTCTTGAGCTGAACGCATCTGACGATAGGTAGCGTCCCACCAATTGCCaatcttttgaattttttggttTGAAATCTCCATGTAATCTCTCATTATTATGTCAAGAGGACTCCTATAGTTCTGATTCAAATCTTGCAGGGGTATCGATGTGGTGAGGAACAAGATCAAGATGTTCGCCCAGAAGAAAGTAACACTTCCACCAGGCCGCCACAAGATTATAATCTTAGATGAGGCCGACAGGTAATTCCGAGGGTGTGGTTTGGTATTAGATGGTCGCATTGGTATTTGCTTGCCCGAATTTATTGTTTCTTGGTGGTTGTGGTCTGATGCTGGAATTTTCTAGTATGACATCTGGTGCACAACAAGCATTGAGGAGGACAATGGAGATCTATTCAAACACCACACGGTTCGCCCTTGCCTGCAATATATCATCTAAAATCATTGAGCCAATTCAGAGTAGGTGTGCGCTTGTTCGCTTCTCGAGGCTGTCTGATCAGGAGATTCTCGGCCGCCTTATGGTAGTGGTGGAAGCCGAGAAGGTTAATTTTCCCCTCTCTCTCACACGCACGCACACAATATGTAACTCTGGTTGTTACAGTTTTAACAGAGATCTAATAAACAGTCAGCTGAAGCAATTACTAGTGAATGAATGAATCACTGCTGTTAATTCTGTTAAATTTTTAGATAAGATTTCTTCAAGTCTGTGGGATTGGACTTGATTGGTACAATATGACTTGAAAGGTACAATATGATTGAAATTTGTTGGTATATTTTGAAGTGCTTCTCAAAAGGGTGGTAGGAAATCTTTAAACTTGGTTGTAGTgtttttgtatttcttttatgCCTCATATTTAATTCTA from Elaeis guineensis isolate ETL-2024a chromosome 4, EG11, whole genome shotgun sequence includes these protein-coding regions:
- the LOC105037415 gene encoding replication factor C subunit 4; protein product: MASSSSSSSSTSLYDIPWVEKYRPTKVSDVVGNSDAVSRLEIIARDGNMPNLILSGPPGTGKTTSILALAHELLGPNCREAVLELNASDDRGIDVVRNKIKMFAQKKVTLPPGRHKIIILDEADSMTSGAQQALRRTMEIYSNTTRFALACNISSKIIEPIQSRCALVRFSRLSDQEILGRLMVVVEAEKVPYVPEGLEAIIFTADGDMRQALNNLQATFSGFRFVNQENVFKVCDQPHPLHVKNMIRNVLEGKFDDACAGLKQLYDLGYSPTDIITTLFRIIKNYDMAEYLKLEFLKETGFAHMRICDGVGSLLQLSGLLAKLALVRETAKAP